TGGTGGACCGGCAGGGAGATGACAGTTACGCTGGCGCGTATCTCTGTCAGGGTGCATCGTTCTTCGGAACCGGTGCGCTGGTGGACCGCAGCGGCGACGATGAATACCGCGCGGATTTCGGCGCCCAGGGAGCCGGTTTTGCAGCCGGCAGCGGCCTGCTGGCCGATCTGGAGGGTGACGATACCTATTCGGCCGGAGGACGCTACCGGGACTACCGGGCGGACGGAGCGACCAAGAGTTTCGCCCAGGGCTGCGCAGCCGGGCTCAGACCGCTGGCTTCGGGCGGGCGCGCCATGCTCTATGACCGGGCAGGCGAGGACAGGTTCGAAATCAGTTACCTGGGTCAGGGAGCAGGCTATTGGGGCGGGTTCGGTCTGCTGATCAGCGGCGGCGGGGAAGACGTCTATCTGGCGGAGCGCTACGCCCAGGGCTGCGGACTGCACATGGCCGCGGGGGCGCTGGCGGACCTGGGCGGCGATGATTCTTACGCACTGGAAGGCGTGGGTCAGGGAGCAGGCGAGGACCGCGCCTGGGGGTTCTTGCTGGAAGCCGCCGGGAACGACAGCTACAGCAGCGTGCGGTTCTCCCGCGGCGCGGGAGGGACCGGCGGGGCCGGGCTGCTGCTGGAACTCTCTGGTGACGACACTTATCCCGCCGCCGGGCAGGTAACCGGCGGAGCGGGCAGCAGGACCTGGGAACTGCCGGGACTGGGGTTCCTGTTGGAGATGGGCGGAGACGACACCTGCGGAGACGTCCGCGCTGACGGTCAATCCAAGGAAAACGGCACCTGGGGGGTCAGGCTTGATCTGCCGCTGGACAATTAGCTTCCTCTACTTCTTCGGGCTGCTTTGCTGCACCACAGCGCGGGCGGAAATCCTGCCGCTGGTGGAGCGGGCCGCGCGTCCGGAGGTGATGTTCGGCGCACCGGCCGCTTTCGACAGCCTGCTGAGGCGGATTTCAGCCGGGGGTGCAGGTTCGGCGAGTGAATTGCTGGAGTTGGCCGATACACCCTGGGCCTGGCGGTTCGAGGTGGTGCGACAGGGCCTGGAGCGAATCGGCGAGCCTGCCCGGATGGCTGTCCTGCATAGGCTGGATGAAAAGGGCCGCACGGAGAGCGAAACCGCCCGTCTGCTGGTGTTATTCGAAAAGCTGGGGCAGGTTGGCGACGAATCCTGTCTGGCCGCGTATCTGCGGGGAGAGTCCCGCGCGGTGACTGTTCCCGCCCTGCGTTGCCTGGCTGCGTTCGGAGAGCCGGAAAAATCGCTCGAACTGGTTCAGCCGCTGCTGGGCGACGAAGACCCGCATGTCCGGCTGGCCGCTGTCTGGACGGTTGGTGAGCTGATCCGGCGGCAACCGCCGGCAGGAAAAAAGGCCGAACGGTTGATAGAATCCGTCCGGCCCCTGCTGGATGATCCGGTATTGCA
This genomic window from Candidatus Glassbacteria bacterium contains:
- a CDS encoding HEAT repeat domain-containing protein, translating into MICRWTISFLYFFGLLCCTTARAEILPLVERAARPEVMFGAPAAFDSLLRRISAGGAGSASELLELADTPWAWRFEVVRQGLERIGEPARMAVLHRLDEKGRTESETARLLVLFEKLGQVGDESCLAAYLRGESRAVTVPALRCLAAFGEPEKSLELVQPLLGDEDPHVRLAAVWTVGELIRRQPPAGKKAERLIESVRPLLDDPVLQIRLTAAGCLQVHGSTPAPSLLRRQ